The sequence CAGGTAGCACTAATGCAAGAAAGGTGCATCGCTCATGAATCACAGCCTACTCGTTACAAAACGTGATGGTCATAAAGAACGCATTGACTTAGACAAAATTCACCGTGTTATTACCTGGGCCGCAGAAGGTCTAGAAAATGTCTCTGTATCTCAAGTTGAATTACGTTCTCAGATTCAGTTTTATGATGGTATCAAAACTGCTGATATCCATGAAACGCTGGTAAAAGCGGCTGCAGACTTAATCTCTGGTGAAACGCCTGATTATCAGTATCTCGCTGCCCGTCTTGCCGTATTTAATTTACGTAAAAAAGCGTATGGTCAATTTGAGCCACCGACACTGTATGAGCACGTTAAAAAATTAGTCGATTTAGGCAAATACGATCGCCATCTTCTTGAAGATTACACACAGGAAGAGTTCGAACAGATGAATAGCTTTATTGTTCATCAACGTGATATGAATTTCTCCTACGCCGCGGTTAAACAATTAGAAGGTAAATACTTCGTTCAAAACCGTATTACAGGCGAAATTTACGAAAGCGCACAGTTCTTATATGTTTTAGTTGCAGCTTGCTTGTTCTCTCGTTATCCACAAGCAACACGTATGGACTATATCGAACGTTTCTATAATGCGATTTCAACCTTTAAAATCTCATTACCGACGCCAATCATGGCGGGTGTAAGAACACCAACTCGTCAATTTAGCTCTTGTGTTTTAATTGAGTGCGACGACAGCCTTGATTCTATCAATGCGACATCAAGTGCGATTGTGAAATATGTTTCTCAGCGTGCAGGTATTGGGATTAATGCAGGTCGTATTCGTGCATTAGGTAGTGCTATTCGTAATGGTGAAGCATTCCATACGGGTTGTATCCCATTCTATAAACACTTCCAAACTGCGGTAAAATCTTGCTCGCAAGGTGGTGTTCGTGGTGGTGCGGCAACCTTGTTCTATCCATTATGGCATTTAGAAGTTGAAAGCCTGCTGGTACTGAAAAATAACCGTGGTGTTGATGATAACCGTGTTCGTCATTTAGATTACGGCGTTCAATTAAACAAATTAATGTATGAACGTTTAATCAAAGACCAGAATATTACTTTATTCAGTCCTTCTGATGTCCCTGGTTTATATGATGCATTCTTTGCTGATCAAGATGAATTTGAACGTTTATATGTGCAATATGAGAAAGATAAGAGCATCCGCCAAAAACAAGTTAAAGCGGTTGAATTATTCTCATTAATGATGCAAGAACGTGCCTCAACTGGTCGTATCTATATTCAGAACGTTGACCATTGTAATACACATAGCCCATTTGATCCGGCAATTGCACCAATTCGCCAATCAAACTTATGCTTAGAAATCGCACTGCCTACTAAACCATTAAATGATATTAAAGATCCTAATGGTGAAATTGCACTGTGTACATTATCTGCATTTAACTTAGGTGCAATTGAAAATCTTGATGAATTAGAAGAACTTGCTCGTTTAGCTGTTCGTTCATTAGATGCGTTATTAGATTACCAAGATTATCCAATCTTAGCAGCCAAACAAGGTGCAATGGGTCGTCGTACCTTAGGTATTGGTGTCATTAACTTTGCTTATTATTTAGCGAAGCACGGTGTTCGCTACTCCGATGGTAGCGCAAATAACTTAACCCATCGTGCATTTGAAGCCATTCAATACTATTTATTAAAAGCATCTAATGAATTAGCGAAAGAACAAGGCGCATGTCCATGGTTTAATGAAACCACTTACGCTGAAGGTATTTTACCTATTGATACCTATAAAAAATCATTGGATGTACTGACAAAAGAACCGCTGCATTACGATTGGGAAGGTTTACGCAAAGACATTAAAGCGCACGGTTTACGTAATTCAACACTGTCTGCGCTGATGCCATCAGAAACATCTTCACAGATTTCGAATGCAACAAATGGTATCGAACCACCTCGTGGTTA comes from Proteus vulgaris and encodes:
- the nrdA gene encoding class 1a ribonucleoside-diphosphate reductase subunit alpha, with the protein product MNHSLLVTKRDGHKERIDLDKIHRVITWAAEGLENVSVSQVELRSQIQFYDGIKTADIHETLVKAAADLISGETPDYQYLAARLAVFNLRKKAYGQFEPPTLYEHVKKLVDLGKYDRHLLEDYTQEEFEQMNSFIVHQRDMNFSYAAVKQLEGKYFVQNRITGEIYESAQFLYVLVAACLFSRYPQATRMDYIERFYNAISTFKISLPTPIMAGVRTPTRQFSSCVLIECDDSLDSINATSSAIVKYVSQRAGIGINAGRIRALGSAIRNGEAFHTGCIPFYKHFQTAVKSCSQGGVRGGAATLFYPLWHLEVESLLVLKNNRGVDDNRVRHLDYGVQLNKLMYERLIKDQNITLFSPSDVPGLYDAFFADQDEFERLYVQYEKDKSIRQKQVKAVELFSLMMQERASTGRIYIQNVDHCNTHSPFDPAIAPIRQSNLCLEIALPTKPLNDIKDPNGEIALCTLSAFNLGAIENLDELEELARLAVRSLDALLDYQDYPILAAKQGAMGRRTLGIGVINFAYYLAKHGVRYSDGSANNLTHRAFEAIQYYLLKASNELAKEQGACPWFNETTYAEGILPIDTYKKSLDVLTKEPLHYDWEGLRKDIKAHGLRNSTLSALMPSETSSQISNATNGIEPPRGYISIKASKDGILRQVVPEYERLKGAYELLWQMPSIEGYLQLVGIMQKFVDQAISANTNYDPTRFPSGKVPMNQLLKDLLLAYKYGVKTLYYHNTRDGADDVQGDLEVVETEDSDCEGGACKI